A region of Rhodamnia argentea isolate NSW1041297 chromosome 9, ASM2092103v1, whole genome shotgun sequence DNA encodes the following proteins:
- the LOC125316501 gene encoding chaperone protein DnaJ-like gives MSKLLSLPLPHLPSSFGKSHPKKFNVISAAATATVEAVPIVRDSSATPYQVLRVKPSASQAEIKAAYRRLAKLYHPDSALTNGDEGDFIEIHNAYAMLSDPTARARYDLSMRLHFSEQGGGSNQKSDFYASFHNVAETLKYY, from the exons ATGTCGAAACTCCTGTCTCTTCCGCTCCCACATCTTCCTTCCAGTTTCGGAAAATCACATCCCAAGAAGTTCAATGTTATCTCGGCAGCTGCCACGGCTACTGTTGAGGCTGTCCCGATTGTCAGAGACTCGTCAGCCACGCCGTACCAAGTGCTCCGCGTCAAGCCTTCCGCTTCGCAGGCAGAGATCAAGGCCGCTTACCGTAGATTGGCGAAGCTCTACCACCCGGACTCGGCTTTGACAAATGGAGACGAGGGCGACTTCATCGAAATTCATAATGCCTACGCCATGTTATCTGATCCAACAGCCAGAGCTCGCTATGATCTGTCCATGCGGTTACATT TTTCAGAGCAGGGCGGCGGTTCTAACCAGAAATCAGATTTCTACGCTTCCTTTCATAACGTAGCTGAAACTCTGAAGTACTACTGA
- the LOC125316657 gene encoding ras-related protein RABB1c produces the protein MSYAYLFKYIIIGDTGVGKSCLLLQFTDKRFQPVHDLTIGVEFGARMITIDNKPIKLQIWDTAGQESFRSITRSYYRGAAGALLVYDITRRETFNHLASWLEDARQHANANMTIMLIGNKCDLAHRRAVSTEEGEQFAKEHGLIFMEASAKTAQNVEEAFIKTAATIYKKIQDGVFDVSNESYGIKVGYGGIPGPSGGRDGGASQSGGCCS, from the exons ATGTCGTACGCTTACCTCTTCAAGTACATCATCATCGGCGATACAG GAGTTGGAAAAtcatgtcttcttcttcaattcaccGACAAGAGGTTCCAGCCGGTGCATGACTTGACAATTGGTGTTGAATTCGGGGCCAGGATGATCACCATTGACAACAAGCCAATCAAGCTTCAGATTTGGGACACG GCTGGTCAAGAATCCTTCAGATCCATCACTAGGTCTTACTACAGAGGAGCTGCTGGTGCATTGCTTGTTTATGATATTACAAG GAGAGAGACTTTTAATCATCTGGCTAGCTGGCTAGAAGACGCAAGACAGCATGCAAACGCAAACATGACTATTATGCTCATTGGCAATAAGTGTGATCTTGCTCATAGAAGAGCTGTAAGCACAGAGGAAGGGGAGCAGTTTGCAAAGGAGCATGGTTTAATCTTCATGGAGGCTTCTGCAAAGACTGCTCAGAATGTGGAAGAG GCATTTATCAAGACAGCGGCAACtatatacaagaaaattcaggaTGGAGTATTTGATGTGTCAAATGAG TCTTACGGAATAAAAGTGGGATACGGTGGAATTCCTGGTCCGTCAGGAGGCAGAGATGGCGGTGCTTCTCAATCAGGAGGATGTTGCAGCTAG